Proteins encoded in a region of the Larimichthys crocea isolate SSNF chromosome XVI, L_crocea_2.0, whole genome shotgun sequence genome:
- the dclre1a gene encoding DNA cross-link repair 1A protein isoform X2 — MSQKDECEDDIWEYKPLEKKRKSQESPTVRRCTTRKPPRRRDTSVKSSNRKVKTGGGGDCSSSSSATASESPPTNDTVQDGSSSGDHCPICQMPFSILVVQTQRWHVAECLDTPRDTCKECPDGLQCSSTIPNHYKKFNHTLLAHSRANGDSVLLSQSQRAETSGENGISYLPGQINNEADGSILESSQDSVLSLSAVSIRSASPHSDHTPTKPTNGLLFLRSPGPEDFKKKKGWSSSTKNKKSLSSSQESRTELSSSPVKAESVTQACEDLPKNEPSPDYDDAISYSPLSEFPAETEVTISESRKALFNHDASENEVEDSMVLFSDGFSSEDELLTEFIDNMDTNNVQVKNTASLNTQLDSVTSLPPTNQPGASKVVKDSSDSTGGKKAQLSPCKSSIKSPQSIVLERLRETLLSSDSLCLKNLNESEQPHTTPQVPSSQTSVIQQSQTMPPQKGQSKTGQASCLKQTDIGVFFGLKPLKEKEKEADSGPNDLNTPSTPTLGENSGQRRPRRERQRRNKSDKTADTSQGEPAVDNSNVAAVQGETGRGRNTFRNRGWSRRSRWNRVNADGEVELPRCPFYKKIPGTKFVVDAFQYGEIEGITAYFLTHFHSDHYGGLTKNSTVPIYCNRITGNLVKSKLKVAEQYVHILPMNTQVTVEGVKVILLDANHCPGSAMLLFFLPDGQTVLHTGDFRADPSMETYPELLSCRVQTLYLDTTYCSPEYTFPRQQEVINFAASTAFELVTLNPRTLVVCGSYSVGKEKVFLALAEVLGSKVCLSRDKYNTMCCLESEQVRQRITTDWKAAQVHVLPMMQLSFKGHH; from the exons ATGTCACAGAAGGACGAGTGTGAAGATGACATTTGGGAGTATAAACCTCttgagaagaaaaggaaaagccAAGAATCACCGACTGTGAGAAGATGCACCACCAGGAAACCCCCCAGGAGACGAGACACCTCTGTCAAGTCAAGTAACAGGAAAGTAaagacaggtggaggtggagattgtagtagtagtagtagtgctACTGCCTCAGAGTCACCTCCTACTAATGACACAGTGCAAGATGGatcatcctctggagaccattGCCCCATCTGTCAGATGCCCTTTTCCATTCTGGTGGTGCAGACTCAAAGGTGGCATGTTGCTGAATGTCTTGACACCCCCAGGGACACATGCAAAG AATGTCCAGATGGCCTCCAGTGCTCCTCCACCATACCAAATCATTACAAGAAATTCAACCACACACTCCTGGCTCACAGTCGAGCAAACGGTgactcagtcctcctcagtcaGTCCCAGCGGGCAGAGACCAGTGGGGAGAACGGCATCAGTTATCTCCCTGGACAGATAAACAACGAGGCGGATGGCTCTATTTTAGAGAGTTCACAGGACAGCGTTCTCAGTCTTTCTGCTGTATCCATTCGCAGTGCTTCCCCTCACAGTGATCACACTCCAACTAAACCTACAAATGGCCTACTGTTTCTTCGCTCACCTGGCCCAGAGGAtttcaagaaaaagaaaggatggTCGTCCtccactaaaaacaaaaagtctctCAGTTCTTCCCAGGAAAGTAGAACAGAGCTTTCATCCTCTCCTGTGAAGGCAGAAAGTGTGACACAAGCTTGTGAAGATTTACCCAAAAATGAACCTTCCCCTGACTACGATGATGCAATATCCTATTCTCCTCTTTCTGAGTTCCCTGCTGAGACTGAAGTCACCATTAGTGAAAGTAGGAAAGCTCTTTTCAATCATGATGCGTCTGAAAATGAGGTTGAGGATTCAATGGTGCTGTTCAGTGACGGTTTCTCAAGTGAAGATGAGCTCCTGACTGAATTTATAGATAATATGGACACCAATAATGTGCAGGTAAAGAACACTGCTTCTTTAAACACCCAGCTGGACTCAGTTACCTCATTACCGCCCACCAATCAGCCAGGTGCCTCTAAAGTTGTAAAAGACAGCTCTGATTCTACAGGTGGAAAAAAAGCTCAGCTCAGTCCATGTAAGAGCAGCATTAAATCCCCACAAAGTATTGTTTTAGAGCGGCTGAGAGAAACTCTTCTCAGCTCAGATagcctgtgtttaaaaaacCTGAATGAATCAGAGCAGCCTCACACAACTCCTCAAGTGCCTTCATCACAAACCTCTGTCATCCAGCAATCTCAAACTATGCCTCCTCAGAAGGGCCAAAGCAAGACAGGTCAGGCCTCCTGTCTGAAGCAGACGGACATCGGGGTGTTTTTTGGCCTCAAACCCctcaaagagaaggagaaggaggccGACAGCGGACCAAATGATCTCAACACCCCCTCTACTCCAACACTCGGTGAAAACTCAGGACAAAGACGACCaaggagagaaaggcagagaagaAATAAGTCTGACAAGACTGCAGATACCTCACAGGGCGAACCGGCTGTAGATAATAGCAATGTCGCGGCCGTACAAGGCGAAACAGGGAGAGGTAGGAACACCTTTAGGAACAGAGGATGGAGTAGAAGAAGTAGGTGGAACAGAGTGAACGCTGATGGAGAAGTGGAGTTACCACGTTGTCCGTTTTACAAGAAGATTCCAG GTACGAAGTTTGTCGTCGATGCTTTCCAGTACGGAGAGATCGAGGGCATCACTGCCTACTTCCTCACACACTTCCACTCAGACCACTACGGAGGACTGACCAAGAATTCCACAGTTCCAATCTACTGTAACAGA ATTACAGGGAACCTGGTGAAAAGCAAACTGAAGGTGGCAGAGCAGTACGTCCACATCCTCCCCATGAACACCCAGGTCACTGTGGAGGGAGTCAAGGTCATCCTCCTGGATGCTAACCA TTGTCCAGGATCTGCCATGCTGCTGTTCTTCCTGCCTGATGGACAGACAGTCCTCCACACTGGAGACTTCAGAGCCGATCCCTCGATGGAGACCTACCCTGAGTTACTCAGCTGCAGGGTGCAGACGCTCTACCTGGACACCAC CTACTGCAGCCCCGAGTACACCTTCCCCAGACAGCAGGAGGTCATCAATTTTGCCGCCAGCACGGCTTTTGAGTTGGTGACACTCAACCCACGTACGCTTGTGGTGTGTGGATCTTATTCTGTGGGGAAAGAGAAGGTCTTCCTGG CACTGGCAGAGGTCCTGGGGTCTAAAGTATGCCTCTCTAGAGATAAGTACAACACCATGTGTTGTCTGGAGTCGGAGCAAGTCAGACAACGTATAACCACCGACTGGAAGGCAGCCCAGGTCCATGTGCTGCCCATGATGCAGCTCTCCTTCAAA gGGCATCACTGA
- the si:ch211-28p3.4 gene encoding E3 ubiquitin-protein ligase TRIM39 isoform X1 translates to MQKKMNSKVGGKATDEEMLLKYQQHLQRQRDVVAYRMKKLAAKQLEMTKKTNAVKEKIRKKYEDMKRVLDEDLWITLTQLDTEHEATEKLMEERIEDCYHLTQELDQELSNIGAQVTKQEVDIRNPDTEKRISDTLKLTDPDLIQMDEFKNEQLLSLTINLLLFIRSQVPVTKKLFQSYAADVVLDADTAHPKLIISPKGDSATYTDTWQDVPETPSRFETTLNVVSQQGFSEGRQYWEVEVSGKTYWELGLTYPSIPRKGREEDSWLGRGKESWCVEYFNGDYTAWHGGVQHELPLLAGRQFTRIGVFCSFSGGLVCFLGADTMTLLHCFCAGNFADTLHQALCPGHDNEGTNWKSLKICDASRSAPVL, encoded by the exons atgcagaaaaaaatgaatagtaAGGTAGGAGGGAAGGCCACAGATGAA GAAATGCTTCTGAAATATCAGCAACACCTGCAGAGGCAAAGAGATGTCGTCGCCTATAGGATGAAGAAGCTGGCAGCGAAGCAGCTGGAAATGACA AAAAAGACCAACGCAGTGAAGGAGAAAATCAGGAAAAAGTACGAGGACATGAAGCGAGTTCTGGATGAGGATCTTTGGATCACACTGACCCAGTTGGACACGGAACACGAGGCCACGGAGAAGTTAATGGAGGAGAGGATAGAGGACTGCTACCACCTTACTCAAGAACTGGACCAAGAACTTTCCAACATTGGTGCCCAGGTGACAAAACAAGAAGTTGACATTCGG aATCCTGACACAGAAAAAAG AATATCTGACACTCTGAAGCTGACTGACCCTGACCTGATTCAGATGGATGAGTTCAAGAACGAACAACTACTGAGTCTCACCATCAACCTGCTGCTGTTCATTAGATCCCAGGTCCCTGTCACAAAGAAACTGTTTCAGAGCT atgctgcagatgtcGTCCTTGACGCAGACACTGCCCACCCCAAGCTGATTATCTCTCCCAAAGGTGATTCGGCAACCTACACAGACACCTGGCAGGACGTCCCAGAGACTCCCTCCCGCTTTGAGACCACCCTAAATGTAGTCAGTCAGCAAGGTTTCAGTGAGGGGCGCCAGTACTGGGAGGTTGAGGTGAGTGGGAAGACCTACTGGGAGCTGGGGCTCACCTACCCGAGCATCCCACGCAAAGGCCGCGAGGAGGACTCCTGGCTGGGCCGAGGCAAGGAGTCTTGGTGTGTGGAATACTTTAACGGAGACTACACGGCCTGGCACGGTGGTGTGCAGCATGAGCTGCCCCTGCTGGCAGGAAGGCAGTTCACTCGCATCGGCGTGTTCTGCAGCTTTTCTGGAGGGTTGGTGTGTTTTCTTGGAGCTGATACCATGACACTCCTGCACTGCTTCTGCGCTGGGAACTTCGCTGACACCCTACATCAAGCATTATGCCCTGGCCATGACAACGAAGGCACAAACTGGAAGTCCCTTAAGATCTGTGATGCCTcccgctcagctcctgttctctGA
- the si:ch211-28p3.4 gene encoding E3 ubiquitin-protein ligase TRIM21 isoform X2, with protein MQKKMNSKVGGKATDEEMLLKYQQHLQRQRDVVAYRMKKLAAKQLEMTKKTNAVKEKIRKKYEDMKRVLDEDLWITLTQLDTEHEATEKLMEERIEDCYHLTQELDQELSNIGAQNPDTEKRISDTLKLTDPDLIQMDEFKNEQLLSLTINLLLFIRSQVPVTKKLFQSYAADVVLDADTAHPKLIISPKGDSATYTDTWQDVPETPSRFETTLNVVSQQGFSEGRQYWEVEVSGKTYWELGLTYPSIPRKGREEDSWLGRGKESWCVEYFNGDYTAWHGGVQHELPLLAGRQFTRIGVFCSFSGGLVCFLGADTMTLLHCFCAGNFADTLHQALCPGHDNEGTNWKSLKICDASRSAPVL; from the exons atgcagaaaaaaatgaatagtaAGGTAGGAGGGAAGGCCACAGATGAA GAAATGCTTCTGAAATATCAGCAACACCTGCAGAGGCAAAGAGATGTCGTCGCCTATAGGATGAAGAAGCTGGCAGCGAAGCAGCTGGAAATGACA AAAAAGACCAACGCAGTGAAGGAGAAAATCAGGAAAAAGTACGAGGACATGAAGCGAGTTCTGGATGAGGATCTTTGGATCACACTGACCCAGTTGGACACGGAACACGAGGCCACGGAGAAGTTAATGGAGGAGAGGATAGAGGACTGCTACCACCTTACTCAAGAACTGGACCAAGAACTTTCCAACATTGGTGCCCAG aATCCTGACACAGAAAAAAG AATATCTGACACTCTGAAGCTGACTGACCCTGACCTGATTCAGATGGATGAGTTCAAGAACGAACAACTACTGAGTCTCACCATCAACCTGCTGCTGTTCATTAGATCCCAGGTCCCTGTCACAAAGAAACTGTTTCAGAGCT atgctgcagatgtcGTCCTTGACGCAGACACTGCCCACCCCAAGCTGATTATCTCTCCCAAAGGTGATTCGGCAACCTACACAGACACCTGGCAGGACGTCCCAGAGACTCCCTCCCGCTTTGAGACCACCCTAAATGTAGTCAGTCAGCAAGGTTTCAGTGAGGGGCGCCAGTACTGGGAGGTTGAGGTGAGTGGGAAGACCTACTGGGAGCTGGGGCTCACCTACCCGAGCATCCCACGCAAAGGCCGCGAGGAGGACTCCTGGCTGGGCCGAGGCAAGGAGTCTTGGTGTGTGGAATACTTTAACGGAGACTACACGGCCTGGCACGGTGGTGTGCAGCATGAGCTGCCCCTGCTGGCAGGAAGGCAGTTCACTCGCATCGGCGTGTTCTGCAGCTTTTCTGGAGGGTTGGTGTGTTTTCTTGGAGCTGATACCATGACACTCCTGCACTGCTTCTGCGCTGGGAACTTCGCTGACACCCTACATCAAGCATTATGCCCTGGCCATGACAACGAAGGCACAAACTGGAAGTCCCTTAAGATCTGTGATGCCTcccgctcagctcctgttctctGA
- the LOC104927888 gene encoding pleckstrin homology domain-containing family S member 1 gives MHKSQKSSTGGGNAVFYRPVAITTEIRAGYLFKSPPPKRLKTEKSWKKRYFVLFKISEQEHQLKYFRNPQEKDKPLGGIDLSHISLLKLNPENHPKWPWIQKSFRCSPSCVLYIRAADRDYFLIGENSEDVDAWFSDLFEALKTRPHKFVSTEELSNGQPTIEVISKPLPWKKKSAPVSEKEESKMRSMSDPISNNVDDDTIKPKAENYSKRRASEPVNPIYDYPFSYLKNAQAAENDTTRPKSLDSIYETMDIRGSKITVKNNEQLAHATDGEVEEVGTDGTLMRSCNQIFDKFKTQVSPLPTCDEEAASEDREEMRLTSDFSSSSSDNGAISPVEMLEGQNGHTLEKQSSTESLDTITPEERDIEIKQADVKKHLTLTQVDGKPCVTGWTGQPQSVCLFHKGDQILGFNDLHTGSVEEFNMYMSKSLKNEVKLTILRQPGCQPLHSASCLCSE, from the exons ATGCACAAGAGCCAGAAAAGCAGCACAGGAG GTGGAAATGCAGTGTTCTACAGACCTGTTGCAATTACAACAGAAATAAGAGCCGGATACTTGTTCAAGTCTCCTCCCCCGAAAAGGTTGAAGACAGAG AAATCATGGAAGAAGCGTTATTTTGTTCTGTTCAAAATCAGTGAACAGGAACATCAGCTGAAGTACTTCAGGAACCCACAAGAAAAGGACAAACCGCTCGGAGGCATAGACTTATCACA TATCTCACTGTTGAAACTGAACCCTGAAAACCACCCTAAATGGCCATGGATCCAGAAGAGCTTCAGGTGCTCCCCATCCTGTGTGCTGTACATCAGGGCTGCCGACCGGGACTACTTCCTCATCGGGGAGAACAG CGAGGACGTGGATGCCTGGTTCTCTGACCTGTTTGAAGCCCTGAAAACCCGTCCGCATAAATTTGTCAGTACAGAg GAATTGTCCAATGGGCAGCCGACAATCGAG GTTATTTCAAAACCCCTCCCATGGAAAAAGAAATCTGCCCCTGTGTCCGAAAAG GAAGAGTCGAAAATGCGCTCCATGTCTGACCCGATCTCAAACAATGTGGATGATGACACTATAAAACCAAAG GCCGAAAACTATTCCAAAAGACGTGCATCAGAGCCTGTGAATCCAATCTATGACTATCCATTCTCCTACTTAAAAAATGCACAA gCTGCAGAAAATGATACGACCCGTCCCAAAAGCTTGGACTCAAT ATATGAAACGATGGACATCAGAGGATCCAAAATAACGGTTAAAAACAATGAACAGCTCGCTCATGCAAC GGACGGTGAAGTTGAAGAGGTTGGCACCGATGGCACCCTGATGAGGTCTTGCAATCAGATCTTCGACAAGTTCAAGACACAGGTTTCCCCACTCCCTACGTGTGATGAGGAAGCAGCCTCTGAAGACAG AGAGGAAATGCGTCTGACTTCAgacttcagcagcagctccagtgaCAACGGCGCCATCTCCCCCGTAGAGATGCTGGAGGGACAAAATGGGCACACACTTGAAAAACAAAGCTCTACCGAAAG CCTCGACACCATCACCCCTGAGGAGAGGGATATCGAGATCAAGCAGGCAGATGTGAAAAAACACCTGACATTAACACAGGTGGACGGGAAACCATG tgtgaccGGGTGGACTGGCCAGCCACAGTCCGTGTGCCTGTTCCACAAAGGAGACCAGATTCTGGGATTTAACGACTTGCACACCGGCAGCGTGGAGGAGTTCAACATGTACATGAGCAAGTCTCTCAAGAACGAG gTGAAATTGACCATCCTGCGTCAACCTGGATGCCAGCCTTTGCATTCAGCAAGCTGTCTCTGCAGCGAATGA
- the dclre1a gene encoding DNA cross-link repair 1A protein isoform X1 has product MSQKDECEDDIWEYKPLEKKRKSQESPTVRRCTTRKPPRRRDTSVKSSNRKVKTGGGGDCSSSSSATASESPPTNDTVQDGSSSGDHCPICQMPFSILVVQTQRWHVAECLDTPRDTCKECPDGLQCSSTIPNHYKKFNHTLLAHSRANGDSVLLSQSQRAETSGENGISYLPGQINNEADGSILESSQDSVLSLSAVSIRSASPHSDHTPTKPTNGLLFLRSPGPEDFKKKKGWSSSTKNKKSLSSSQESRTELSSSPVKAESVTQACEDLPKNEPSPDYDDAISYSPLSEFPAETEVTISESRKALFNHDASENEVEDSMVLFSDGFSSEDELLTEFIDNMDTNNVQVKNTASLNTQLDSVTSLPPTNQPGASKVVKDSSDSTGGKKAQLSPCKSSIKSPQSIVLERLRETLLSSDSLCLKNLNESEQPHTTPQVPSSQTSVIQQSQTMPPQKGQSKTGQASCLKQTDIGVFFGLKPLKEKEKEADSGPNDLNTPSTPTLGENSGQRRPRRERQRRNKSDKTADTSQGEPAVDNSNVAAVQGETGRGRNTFRNRGWSRRSRWNRVNADGEVELPRCPFYKKIPGTKFVVDAFQYGEIEGITAYFLTHFHSDHYGGLTKNSTVPIYCNRITGNLVKSKLKVAEQYVHILPMNTQVTVEGVKVILLDANHCPGSAMLLFFLPDGQTVLHTGDFRADPSMETYPELLSCRVQTLYLDTTYCSPEYTFPRQQEVINFAASTAFELVTLNPRTLVVCGSYSVGKEKVFLALAEVLGSKVCLSRDKYNTMCCLESEQVRQRITTDWKAAQVHVLPMMQLSFKKLQDYLARFSRQYDQLVAFKPTGWTFSQQVDSVEDIQPEISGNISIYGVPYSEHSSFLEMKRFVQWLKPLKIIPTVNNGSWASRKAMEKCFSEWIMEAKAKL; this is encoded by the exons ATGTCACAGAAGGACGAGTGTGAAGATGACATTTGGGAGTATAAACCTCttgagaagaaaaggaaaagccAAGAATCACCGACTGTGAGAAGATGCACCACCAGGAAACCCCCCAGGAGACGAGACACCTCTGTCAAGTCAAGTAACAGGAAAGTAaagacaggtggaggtggagattgtagtagtagtagtagtgctACTGCCTCAGAGTCACCTCCTACTAATGACACAGTGCAAGATGGatcatcctctggagaccattGCCCCATCTGTCAGATGCCCTTTTCCATTCTGGTGGTGCAGACTCAAAGGTGGCATGTTGCTGAATGTCTTGACACCCCCAGGGACACATGCAAAG AATGTCCAGATGGCCTCCAGTGCTCCTCCACCATACCAAATCATTACAAGAAATTCAACCACACACTCCTGGCTCACAGTCGAGCAAACGGTgactcagtcctcctcagtcaGTCCCAGCGGGCAGAGACCAGTGGGGAGAACGGCATCAGTTATCTCCCTGGACAGATAAACAACGAGGCGGATGGCTCTATTTTAGAGAGTTCACAGGACAGCGTTCTCAGTCTTTCTGCTGTATCCATTCGCAGTGCTTCCCCTCACAGTGATCACACTCCAACTAAACCTACAAATGGCCTACTGTTTCTTCGCTCACCTGGCCCAGAGGAtttcaagaaaaagaaaggatggTCGTCCtccactaaaaacaaaaagtctctCAGTTCTTCCCAGGAAAGTAGAACAGAGCTTTCATCCTCTCCTGTGAAGGCAGAAAGTGTGACACAAGCTTGTGAAGATTTACCCAAAAATGAACCTTCCCCTGACTACGATGATGCAATATCCTATTCTCCTCTTTCTGAGTTCCCTGCTGAGACTGAAGTCACCATTAGTGAAAGTAGGAAAGCTCTTTTCAATCATGATGCGTCTGAAAATGAGGTTGAGGATTCAATGGTGCTGTTCAGTGACGGTTTCTCAAGTGAAGATGAGCTCCTGACTGAATTTATAGATAATATGGACACCAATAATGTGCAGGTAAAGAACACTGCTTCTTTAAACACCCAGCTGGACTCAGTTACCTCATTACCGCCCACCAATCAGCCAGGTGCCTCTAAAGTTGTAAAAGACAGCTCTGATTCTACAGGTGGAAAAAAAGCTCAGCTCAGTCCATGTAAGAGCAGCATTAAATCCCCACAAAGTATTGTTTTAGAGCGGCTGAGAGAAACTCTTCTCAGCTCAGATagcctgtgtttaaaaaacCTGAATGAATCAGAGCAGCCTCACACAACTCCTCAAGTGCCTTCATCACAAACCTCTGTCATCCAGCAATCTCAAACTATGCCTCCTCAGAAGGGCCAAAGCAAGACAGGTCAGGCCTCCTGTCTGAAGCAGACGGACATCGGGGTGTTTTTTGGCCTCAAACCCctcaaagagaaggagaaggaggccGACAGCGGACCAAATGATCTCAACACCCCCTCTACTCCAACACTCGGTGAAAACTCAGGACAAAGACGACCaaggagagaaaggcagagaagaAATAAGTCTGACAAGACTGCAGATACCTCACAGGGCGAACCGGCTGTAGATAATAGCAATGTCGCGGCCGTACAAGGCGAAACAGGGAGAGGTAGGAACACCTTTAGGAACAGAGGATGGAGTAGAAGAAGTAGGTGGAACAGAGTGAACGCTGATGGAGAAGTGGAGTTACCACGTTGTCCGTTTTACAAGAAGATTCCAG GTACGAAGTTTGTCGTCGATGCTTTCCAGTACGGAGAGATCGAGGGCATCACTGCCTACTTCCTCACACACTTCCACTCAGACCACTACGGAGGACTGACCAAGAATTCCACAGTTCCAATCTACTGTAACAGA ATTACAGGGAACCTGGTGAAAAGCAAACTGAAGGTGGCAGAGCAGTACGTCCACATCCTCCCCATGAACACCCAGGTCACTGTGGAGGGAGTCAAGGTCATCCTCCTGGATGCTAACCA TTGTCCAGGATCTGCCATGCTGCTGTTCTTCCTGCCTGATGGACAGACAGTCCTCCACACTGGAGACTTCAGAGCCGATCCCTCGATGGAGACCTACCCTGAGTTACTCAGCTGCAGGGTGCAGACGCTCTACCTGGACACCAC CTACTGCAGCCCCGAGTACACCTTCCCCAGACAGCAGGAGGTCATCAATTTTGCCGCCAGCACGGCTTTTGAGTTGGTGACACTCAACCCACGTACGCTTGTGGTGTGTGGATCTTATTCTGTGGGGAAAGAGAAGGTCTTCCTGG CACTGGCAGAGGTCCTGGGGTCTAAAGTATGCCTCTCTAGAGATAAGTACAACACCATGTGTTGTCTGGAGTCGGAGCAAGTCAGACAACGTATAACCACCGACTGGAAGGCAGCCCAGGTCCATGTGCTGCCCATGATGCAGCTCTCCTTCAAA AAACTGCAGGATTACCTGGCACGCTTTTCAAGGCAGTATGATCAGCTGGTGGCCTTCAAGCCAACGGGCTGGACCTTCAGCCAGCAGGTGGACTCAGTGGAAGATATTCAGCCTGAGATCAGTGGCAACATCTCCATCTATG gagTCCCATACAGCGAGCACAGCAGCTTTTTGGAGATGAAGCGGTTTGTCCAGTGGCTCAAGCCGCTCAAGATCATCCCAACGGTCAACAATGGAAGCTGGGCTAGCAGGAAGGCTATGGAGAAGTGCTTCAGTGAGTGGATCATGGAAGCCAAAGCCAAACTGTAA
- the si:ch211-28p3.4 gene encoding E3 ubiquitin-protein ligase TRIM39 isoform X3, with protein sequence MLLKYQQHLQRQRDVVAYRMKKLAAKQLEMTKKTNAVKEKIRKKYEDMKRVLDEDLWITLTQLDTEHEATEKLMEERIEDCYHLTQELDQELSNIGAQVTKQEVDIRNPDTEKRISDTLKLTDPDLIQMDEFKNEQLLSLTINLLLFIRSQVPVTKKLFQSYAADVVLDADTAHPKLIISPKGDSATYTDTWQDVPETPSRFETTLNVVSQQGFSEGRQYWEVEVSGKTYWELGLTYPSIPRKGREEDSWLGRGKESWCVEYFNGDYTAWHGGVQHELPLLAGRQFTRIGVFCSFSGGLVCFLGADTMTLLHCFCAGNFADTLHQALCPGHDNEGTNWKSLKICDASRSAPVL encoded by the exons ATGCTTCTGAAATATCAGCAACACCTGCAGAGGCAAAGAGATGTCGTCGCCTATAGGATGAAGAAGCTGGCAGCGAAGCAGCTGGAAATGACA AAAAAGACCAACGCAGTGAAGGAGAAAATCAGGAAAAAGTACGAGGACATGAAGCGAGTTCTGGATGAGGATCTTTGGATCACACTGACCCAGTTGGACACGGAACACGAGGCCACGGAGAAGTTAATGGAGGAGAGGATAGAGGACTGCTACCACCTTACTCAAGAACTGGACCAAGAACTTTCCAACATTGGTGCCCAGGTGACAAAACAAGAAGTTGACATTCGG aATCCTGACACAGAAAAAAG AATATCTGACACTCTGAAGCTGACTGACCCTGACCTGATTCAGATGGATGAGTTCAAGAACGAACAACTACTGAGTCTCACCATCAACCTGCTGCTGTTCATTAGATCCCAGGTCCCTGTCACAAAGAAACTGTTTCAGAGCT atgctgcagatgtcGTCCTTGACGCAGACACTGCCCACCCCAAGCTGATTATCTCTCCCAAAGGTGATTCGGCAACCTACACAGACACCTGGCAGGACGTCCCAGAGACTCCCTCCCGCTTTGAGACCACCCTAAATGTAGTCAGTCAGCAAGGTTTCAGTGAGGGGCGCCAGTACTGGGAGGTTGAGGTGAGTGGGAAGACCTACTGGGAGCTGGGGCTCACCTACCCGAGCATCCCACGCAAAGGCCGCGAGGAGGACTCCTGGCTGGGCCGAGGCAAGGAGTCTTGGTGTGTGGAATACTTTAACGGAGACTACACGGCCTGGCACGGTGGTGTGCAGCATGAGCTGCCCCTGCTGGCAGGAAGGCAGTTCACTCGCATCGGCGTGTTCTGCAGCTTTTCTGGAGGGTTGGTGTGTTTTCTTGGAGCTGATACCATGACACTCCTGCACTGCTTCTGCGCTGGGAACTTCGCTGACACCCTACATCAAGCATTATGCCCTGGCCATGACAACGAAGGCACAAACTGGAAGTCCCTTAAGATCTGTGATGCCTcccgctcagctcctgttctctGA